The following coding sequences lie in one Arachis ipaensis cultivar K30076 chromosome B05, Araip1.1, whole genome shotgun sequence genomic window:
- the LOC107640489 gene encoding glutathione S-transferase zeta class-like: MGENMDHGLKYDYIAVNLLKGEQSHPEFLKLNPVGFVPVLVDGDLVLADSLAIIMYLDDKYPQHPLLPSDIHKRVINF, encoded by the exons ATGGGGGAGAATATGGATCATG GCCTAAAATATGACTATATAGCCGTCAATCTCTTGAAGGGAGAGCAATCTCATCCGG AATTCCTCAAGCTCAACCCCGTTGGTTTCGTGCCAGTTCTGGTGGATGGCGATCTTGTGCTTGCTGACTCCTTAGCCATTATTATG TATCTAGATGATAAGTATCCTCAACACCCTTTGCTGCCTAGTGATATTCACAAAAGAGTAATCAATTTCTAG